One genomic region from Anguilla rostrata isolate EN2019 chromosome 2, ASM1855537v3, whole genome shotgun sequence encodes:
- the kif19 gene encoding kinesin-like protein KIF19, whose amino-acid sequence MKDTGESKDHQLTVALRIRPLSEAEREEAATIVAHRVDEQMVVLMDPGEDPDDILRAHRSREKTYMFDVAFDCSASQEEVYRGTTKGLIEGLISGYNATVFAYGPTGCGKTYTMLGTDRDPGIYVRTLNDLFRAIEETSDDMQYSVSMSYLEIYNEMIRDLLNPASGFLDLREDFKGEIQVAGITEVSTINAREIMELLMKGNKQRTQEPTAANQTSSRSHAVLQVAVRQQSRCRDVLQEVRFARLFMIDLAGSERASQTQNRGQRLKEGAHINRSLLALGNCINALSEKNGNKYVNYRDSKLTRLLKDSLGGNSRTVMIAHISPASLAFEESRNTLTYADRAKSIRTRVKKNLLNVSYHIAQYTSIIADLRSEIQRLKNKISEQADRQTSSSTEHADIRHVQAQVQAHTSLQSREEMDQLREQLIQAFRQQMEIRKTLVELENCSMEIQSDTSKHLLTITDWEQEQSRRACKWQAERRKESANKDESEDCESPETPPDTAETEEVTRARHSLVTLMGEQKRIQKKKVVLERQFRELREGARRLEELLPRRVSSDEQREVLGLLCKVHELEIENAEMQSHTLLKDNLIRQKNYVVQRFEQHRHLCDEIIQQQRQFINDHKLLVPQRLQQLYEMYCREPDYRSIDRAVALDKVSICTLRDLESDQESVRTLGSDPQAGHSTTRRHTLPPILAPPEGDSNRVFKNSPHPRRLRHTAVMTPPPIRINGLGSQEGSSLRYSHLSHSVSSHLDSSPESSSETGADALLTCRERQQILRGVKNIAVKAARRRSRARGADTLQLAPPLSPPTSPLPPSKQKSSLSLSESTPSRGPAQHPAPPRAGLPSPRLHHAASDDNLSSSTADGPALQGTWTRPRLRLPVPSLGRDVPGGALKEQDFQARRRKRRSRSFEVTGQAVMAQGLGPLDSSSDPHLHISVQPTVPTLRPQLRPQPRPQPRAFPPLTRAKPPLNTNPTGPPIMASGTSPGPLGHQGSHKRKAHLRLPQPLLHISNVPTGVPRTRKH is encoded by the exons atgGTGGTTCTGATGGACCCAGGTGAAGATCCTGATGATATCTTGCGGGCTCACCGATCAAGGGAAAAGACCTACATGTTTGATGTGGCATTTGATTGCTCTGCTAGCCAG gagGAGGTATATCGCGGCACCACTAAAGGTCTGATTGAGGGGCTGATCTCAGGATACAATGCCACTGTGTTCGCTTACGGGCCGACAG gtTGTGGAAAGACCTACACGATGCTGGGTACTGACAGGGATCCTGGGATCTACGTGCGGACGTTGAATGACCTGTTTCGTGCCATCGAGGAGACCAGCGATGACATGCAGTACAGCGTGTCCATGTCCTACCTGGAG ATCTATAATGAGATGATTCGTGATCTGCTGAACCCTGCCTCTGGGTTCCTTGACCTGCGGGAGGACTTCAAGGGCGAGATCCAGGTGGCTGGAATCACTGAGGTGTCCACCATCAACGCCCGAGAG ATCATGGAGCTGCTGATGAAGGGGAATAAGCAGCGCACGCAGGAGcccacagcagccaatcagacttCTTCGCGCTCGCATGCGGTGCTGCAGGTGGCCGTGCGGCAGCAGAGTCGCTGCAGAGACGTGCTGCAGGAGGTCCGCTTCGCCCGCCTCTTCATGATCGACCTGGCCGGGTCTGAGCGTGCCTCACag acACAGAACAGGGGTCAGAGGTTAAAGGAAGGGGCGCACATTAATCGCAGTCTCCTGGCTCTAGGGAACTGCATAAACGCCCTGAGTGAGAAGAATGGGAACAAATATGTCAACTACAGAGACAGCAAGCTGACACGCCTGCTCAAG GACTCTTTGGGCGGGAACAGCCGTACAGTGATGATCGCACACATTAGCCCCGCCTCTTTGGCGTTTGAGGAGTCACGGAACACGCTGACCTACGCTGACCGTGCCAAGAGTATCCGCACACGG gtGAAGAAGAACCTGTTGAATGTGTCGTACCACATCGCTCAGTACACCAGCATCATCGCTGACTTGCGCAGTGAGATTCAACGGCTCAAAAACAAGATTTCTGAGCAGGCTGACCGGCagaccagcagcagcactgagcacgcTGACATTCGCCATGTACAGG CCCaggtgcaggcacacacatcgCTCCAGAGCCGTGAGGAGATGGACCAGCTCAGGGAGCAGCTGATCCAAGCCTTCCGTCAGCAGATGGAGATCCGCAAAACTCTGGTGGAGCTGGAGAACTGCAGCATGGAGATCCAGAGCGACACATCCAAACACCTACTCACCATCACAGA ctgggagcaggagcagagccgCAGGGCCTGTAAGTGGCAGGCAGAGCGGCGCAAAGAAAGCGCCAATAAGGACGAGAGCGAGGACTGCGAGTCGCCGGAAACGCCGCCCGACACCGCCGAGACAGAGGAGGTGACCCGCGCCCGCCACAGCCTGGTCACGCTCATGGGAGAACAGAAGAGAATCCAGAAAAAGAag gtggtgctggagcGGCAGTTCAGGGAGCTGAGGGAGGGGGCACggaggctggaggagctgctgccTCGCCGGGTGAGCTCAGACGAGCAGCGGGAGGTGCTGGGGCTGCTCTGCAAGGTGCACGAGCTGGAGATCGAGAACGCAGAGATGCAGTCCCACACCCTGCTCAAGGACAACCTCATCCGCCAGAAGAACTATGTGGTGCAGAGATTTGAGCAGCACAGGCACCTGTGTGATGAGATCATTCAGCAGCAGAGGCAGTTCATCAATG ACCACAAGTTGCTGGTGCCACAGAGGCTGCAGCAGCTCTATGAGATGTACTGCAGGGAGCCCGATTACAGAAGCATTGACAGAGCTGTGGCCCTGGACAAGGTCTCCATCTGCACCCTCAGA GATTTGGAGTCTGACCAGGAGAGCGTGCGCACGCTGGGTTCTGATCCCCAGGCTGGCCACAGCACGACCAGGAGacacaccctgccccccatccTGGCCCCGCCCGAGGG cGATAGTAACCGGGTGTTTAAGAACAGTCCCCACCCCCGGCggctcagacacacagcagtcatGACCCCACCCCCTATCCGCATCAATGGCCTAGGCAGCCAAGAG GGGAGCAGTCTCAGGTATAGCCACCTGAGCCACAGTGTGAGCAGCCACCTGGACTCTTCcccagagagcagcagtgaaACTGGAGCCGACGCCCTGCTTACATGCCGAG agcggcAGCAGATTCTGAGGGGAGTGAAGAACATTGCGGTAAAAGCAGCTCGCCGGCGGTCCAGGGCCCGGGGGGCCGACACTTTgcagctggccccgcccctgtccccGCCCACCTCACCACTCCCTCCTAGCAAGCAGAAGAGCAGCCTGTCCCTCAGCGAGTCCACGCCCTccagaggccccgcccagcaccctgcccctccccgcGCCGGCCTGCCCAGCCCTCGGCTGCACCATGCAGCCTCTGATGACAACCTGTCCAGCAGCACTGCTGATGGCCCCGCCCTGCAGGGCACCTGGACACGCCCCCGACTCCGCCTGCCCGTGCCCAGCTTGGGCAGGGACGTCCCCGGGGGTGCGCTGAAGGAGCAGGACTTCCAGGCTCGCCGCCGCAAACGCAGGTCCCGCTCTTTCGAGGTTACAGGGCAAGCG gtCATGGCTCAAGGTTTGGGTCCCCTTGACAGCAGTTCTGACCCCCACCTGCACATCAGCGTCCAGCCAACTGTCCCTACGCTCCGCCCCCAGCTTcgccctcagccccgcccacagcccagAGCCTTCCCCCCACTCACCAGAGCAAAACCTCCCCTCAACACAAACCCTACAG GTCCGCCCATCATGGCCTCAGGCACTTCACCTGGCCCGCTTGGCCACCAGGGCAGCCACAAACGCAAAGCTCACCTACGcctcccccagcctctgctGCACATTAGCAACGTCCCCACTGGGGTACCGCGAACACGCAAACACTGa